The stretch of DNA TTTAGCAGCAAATATCCGGTTGGTGGAGATTTCATTTCAAACGTAAATGTTCTATCAGGTTTTATTGTGATTAATACTGGAACCGGTACACCTGGCTGATAGTTTGCTGATCTTGCATTAAATTCCTTACAAAAGTCAATGGCTTTTATACCCTTGGAGCCCAATGCGGGCCCCACGGGAGGTGATGGTGCCGCTTGGCCTGCTCCTACTATTAGCTTTACTATCACGTTTTTTGCTGCCTGTGACATTATGGAGACTAATAGTTCCTCTATGGTATTCGAGAGTTCGAAAGTACAACAAACAGAAATAAATACAGAAGGTTACGCTGTCGATTTGAATGTTCAcgctttttttccttcttatGAGTTGTAGATTTACTGCACTTTCTAAAGCTTCTTTGCTGtgaaattttagaaaaggGAATTGTCGCCTTGGTAAGACAATTAATGTTACCCgcttcattattattaattaGTGGCGCGATATTTTAACGAACTTTTCCATTAATTATTATCATACTAAGCTTTTACATTTTTCTGATAAAATAGTAGATTATGAACAGGAGGTCAATCTATTTAGGCTTCTATAGAACGgtaaaatatgaaattaGTTTAACAGAAGTAAATATGACATTGTATTTTAACATATACTCAAAtaggataaaaaaaggttatATACAAATgcttggaaaagaaataaaagtGGGGACGCTTATTTATTGAttattttgctttttctttttcttttctagGCCTGCAATATGTGCTTCACTTTGATCCACTTGTGTGTGATGATGGTCTTCTCCTCTAACCACTTTGAACGATAATCCATCTTCAACCAAGTGGCACATATCAATGCTACGGATCCAAGGATCTTCCATGATTTCTTCGATATTTCCTCTGCATGCGGGCGCCAAATCAATCATACGTCCAACAATATGCTGAGTCTCTTCTGGTAATGAGTGCAACAATCTTTGTGGCCCGATATTAACATTATTAGGATCTGATACATTATTGGAAGAGCTTTCgggttttttcttttctgttgAGTGCGATTCATCGTAGGAAGGTGGATCAGGAGTTCTTGTAACCAAGCTACTTAAGGAGTCGCAATCACGTCCGGAACAAAAtagtttgaatgaattgtCCCTTAATTTCGGAATTTTCCATGGAAATTTCTTCAGTATCATACATGCAAAAATGATTGCAGAAGACCAAATATCTACGGGACGTGGGTCATACTTCGCAAATATACAGACTTCAGGTGCTAAATATGGATCACTTCCAACAATTCCACTTGCTTCCACAAGATTTTTTGAGAATGGATATGAAAATACCACAGCAGCACCAAAATCGATTAATTTTACAATACCTTTTTCGTTTATAACACAATTATCTAGCTTTAGATCTCTATGAGCTAAGCCGATACTATGCAAATATTGTACACCAGTAAGTATTTGTTTGAAGCAACAACAAATCTCTTCATAGGACATTTTATTACTCATTACAATAGCAAATAAATCGTATTCACAATATTCCATAACTTGGAGAATTCTATCATTTTCATACACGATTTCAATTGTTTCAATGATATTGGGATGATTCAAAGTTGTACCAATACAGTATTCTGATGTAATTTTCTTGACATAATCTCTTTTGgattcattttcaaatttagtTCTAAACTCCTTCACtgcaaatattttgttatCTGAAATTCTTTGAGCTAATTTGACAGAACCTCCTGCTCCAGCGCCTAAATCGGCACCGGTTTTGATGTACCTTTTTGAGAACGGAATTCCTGAACCGCCGTGACTATGAGAATAAATAGTATCTCCATTTCCGTTATAACTAGTGGAATATGAGTTATTCCCTGCGGCAAAATGAGACGATGAATGAGAGTGTGACGGAACGGCAATTCCGCTAGAAAGAGGTGATCCGTTCGGGATCACGTTGTTACTATTCGAGGAAAGGTTACTGTtagaactttttttgaagaacctCTTTAAATCACCGATGGAAGAATGTTGTGACCTTGGAACACTTTGACTTGGAGGTAAGTGGTCATGTACAGATGAGGGGGAACCGTAAAAGTTATCAGTATAGGAACCAGTTGGCTGTCTTGATGCAGAATATATGCTGCTTTGTCTTGCGCGGATAGGCTTCGGGATAGGCGTCGAACCATTGGTAACATTGGGATTCTTAATGTTTGGAGAAGGACCATTGGAATTGGCAGAAAAAGACATGCCTGCAGAGttagaatttgaagattcTTTTGagtttttggaaaagaaaaaattcccAAGCTGTGAAGAGAATGAACCTGAACGGGATATAGATCTTGATTGAGTGGCATTTGCATTATTACTATCCATCGATGCTTTTTGGAGTTTTTGTTTGGAGATAACAAAACGTGGTTCCACGCTATCTACTTTTGGGGAGGATATAACATTTGAATCGATTGCAGAAATATTATTGGGCATACCGCCTGCATATGTTTCGAGCCACGAAGAAGACAAAGAGGAGCTGTTGCTATTCGAGCTATTGTTATCTTTGTTAGAATTTGGCACGGAGTAAGGTATACttgatgataaagaagGAATGGCCCTTCCTGAAGTATGTGACGTGGTAGATAATCTACTTGTGATTCTGTTCTGTGCAGCAAAAGAACCACCATGTGAGGAAAGTCCTGCAGTACCTTGATCGTTTATTAAGGATCCAAATCTATCTCTACTTTGTGCACTTGTGCCGTAGAATGATGCAGTGTGAGCAAAGTTTGCATTAAGGAAGCTGGAGGAAAACTGATTCCTATCGTCGAGAGAGGAACCGGCTGTTGATGATGAATCTTCCTCTGAGTATATTTGAGTAACAGTTGTGACACTGCCAGGAACTGGCACGTTAGCCCTATTACGATCACTACTGCTGCTATTACTCACGCTACCAATATGACTACTACTCTTATTCCTAGAGTGAAGGTCAAGCGATTGTGACTCGGGCGTCGTGGTCAACGTATCAGCAGAAGTTCTCGGTGATGAGTTCGAAGTTTcattttttcgtttttccTGTAGCAATCGAGTTAATGAAGACATAATGTTTCGTAGAgctttccttttttgtttgaatgGGTATGAGCTGTTGGAAAATCAGAAATAGGAAAGAGTTAGACAAAAGTATTAATGAGTTCTGGTACAAGCCAACTAGTTTGTATGGGGTTGAAAATGACGCAAAGGAACGAGAACTCCtgtttattattctttcaATAACAAAAGCAAGATTTTTAGTCACTGCCGATTGTTGCCACTAGGTACGCCACTGACTAATCCGTACTAACTCTATACAACTAAAGGCGGCCCATATTCTGAGATAAGCTATAAGGGTAGGAATTGTGGGATGCGTCATTGATAACGAAAAAATTCCGTAATAGATGATCAGTCAGATTGAGAATGAGATGTTTCGCACAAGTGATGAATTATATCTATCTATGCTGTATATTTTAATAACATTCCTATTTTATTGTACAAAATGCGCGACTATTCCGTTTATTGCTTGTCAAGCATCTGTTGGTGTTCCTCGTACAGCTTTTCGTGCATGTCACGTAACTCCTTGTAGGCATGAGTTAATGCTTCTATGTTGGTCTTAAGTTCTGTAATTTCCTCATCTTTAGCGGCATTGCTGTCTAAAGATGAAGTGGCGTCGATTTTATTGTCAATCACTTTTACATTGCTTGACACCTTACCGATATGTGAAAATATCGATTCTTGCGTTTTGACCTGC from Saccharomyces cerevisiae S288C chromosome XIV, complete sequence encodes:
- the NPR1 gene encoding serine/threonine protein kinase NPR1 (Protein kinase; stabilizes several plasma membrane amino acid transporters by antagonizing their ubiquitin-mediated degradation; phosphorylates Aly2p; negatively regulates Ldb19p-mediated endocytosis by phosphorylating Ldb19p; positively regulates activity of the three Mep ammonium transport proteins; mediates inhibitory phosphorylation of Mep2p and Par32p; TOR complex negatively regulates Npr1p activity; NPR1 has a paralog, PRR2, that arose from the whole genome duplication); this translates as MSSLTRLLQEKRKNETSNSSPRTSADTLTTTPESQSLDLHSRNKSSSHIGSVSNSSSSDRNRANVPVPGSVTTVTQIYSEEDSSSTAGSSLDDRNQFSSSFLNANFAHTASFYGTSAQSRDRFGSLINDQGTAGLSSHGGSFAAQNRITSRLSTTSHTSGRAIPSLSSSIPYSVPNSNKDNNSSNSNSSSLSSSWLETYAGGMPNNISAIDSNVISSPKVDSVEPRFVISKQKLQKASMDSNNANATQSRSISRSGSFSSQLGNFFFSKNSKESSNSNSAGMSFSANSNGPSPNIKNPNVTNGSTPIPKPIRARQSSIYSASRQPTGSYTDNFYGSPSSVHDHLPPSQSVPRSQHSSIGDLKRFFKKSSNSNLSSNSNNVIPNGSPLSSGIAVPSHSHSSSHFAAGNNSYSTSYNGNGDTIYSHSHGGSGIPFSKRYIKTGADLGAGAGGSVKLAQRISDNKIFAVKEFRTKFENESKRDYVKKITSEYCIGTTLNHPNIIETIEIVYENDRILQVMEYCEYDLFAIVMSNKMSYEEICCCFKQILTGVQYLHSIGLAHRDLKLDNCVINEKGIVKLIDFGAAVVFSYPFSKNLVEASGIVGSDPYLAPEVCIFAKYDPRPVDIWSSAIIFACMILKKFPWKIPKLRDNSFKLFCSGRDCDSLSSLVTRTPDPPSYDESHSTEKKKPESSSNNVSDPNNVNIGPQRLLHSLPEETQHIVGRMIDLAPACRGNIEEIMEDPWIRSIDMCHLVEDGLSFKVVRGEDHHHTQVDQSEAHIAGLEKKKKKQNNQ
- the MRPL19 gene encoding mitochondrial 54S ribosomal protein uL11m MRPL19 (Mitochondrial ribosomal protein of the large subunit) yields the protein MSQAAKNVIVKLIVGAGQAAPSPPVGPALGSKGIKAIDFCKEFNARSANYQPGVPVPVLITIKPDRTFTFEMKSPPTGYLLLKALKMDKGHGQPNVGTMLGSAPAKGPTRALGELSLKHVYEIAKIKKSDERHSLLEMEGIVKSIVGVAKSMGIKVVP
- a CDS encoding uncharacterized protein (hypothetical protein; expressed at both mRNA and protein levels) — protein: MKRVTLIVLPRRQFPFLKFHSKEALESAVNLQLIRRKKSVNIQIDSVTFCIYFCLLYFRTLEYHRGTISLHNVTGSKKRDSKANSRSRPSGTITSRGARIGLQGYKSH